The following coding sequences lie in one Deltaproteobacteria bacterium genomic window:
- a CDS encoding NADH-quinone oxidoreductase subunit A, giving the protein MTAQYLPVLVTFALAGLVVVVMVSLGRLLGPKSHNPIKRETFECGNPASGSAWGRFSVKFYLTAILFIVFDIEVVFMYPWAVLFRRLGWFGLAEMLVFAGILGLGLLYVWRKGALEWE; this is encoded by the coding sequence ATGACTGCCCAATACCTGCCGGTGCTGGTGACCTTTGCGCTCGCGGGGCTGGTCGTGGTCGTTATGGTCAGCCTCGGGCGTCTGCTGGGACCGAAGAGCCACAACCCGATCAAGCGAGAGACCTTCGAGTGCGGCAACCCGGCGAGCGGCTCGGCTTGGGGGCGCTTCTCGGTCAAGTTCTACCTCACCGCTATCCTTTTCATCGTCTTCGATATCGAGGTGGTGTTCATGTACCCGTGGGCTGTGCTGTTCCGCCGCCTCGGCTGGTTCGGCTTGGCCGAGATGCTGGTGTTCGCCGGCATCCTCGGCCTCGGCCTGCTCTACGTGTGGCGCAAGGGGGCGCTGGAATGGGAATGA